A window from Mya arenaria isolate MELC-2E11 chromosome 9, ASM2691426v1 encodes these proteins:
- the LOC128245803 gene encoding uncharacterized protein LOC128245803 — translation MNKVPRAQAYSNKVPKTQAYRNKVPKAQAYRNKVPKAQAYRNKVPKAQAYMNKVPKAQAYRNKVPKTQAYRNKVPKAQAYRNKVPKTQAYRNKVPKAQAYRNKVPKAQAYRNKVPKTQAYRNKVPKAQAYRNKVPKAQAYRNKVPKTQAYRNKVPKAQAYSNKVPKAQAYRNKVPKAQAYKNKVPKAQAYMNKVPKAQSYMNKVPKTQAYMNKVPKTQKYPRHRHI, via the coding sequence ATGAACAAAGTACCAAGGGCACAGGCATATAGTAACAAAGTACCCAAGACACAAGCATATAGGAACAAAGTACCCAAGGCACAGGCATATAGGAACAAAGTACCCAAGGCACAGGCATATAGGAACAAAGTACCCAAGGCACAGGCATATATGAACAAAGTACCCAAGGCACAGGCATATAGGAACAAAGTACCCAAGACACAAGCATATAGGAACAAAGTACCCAAGGCACAGGCATATAGGAACAAAGTACCCAAGACACAAGCATATAGGAACAAAGTACCCAAGGCACAGGCATATAGGAACAAAGTACCCAAGGCACAGGCATATAGGAACAAAGTACCCAAGACACAAGCATATAGGAACAAAGTACCCAAGGCACAGGCATATAGGAACAAAGTACCCAAGGCACAGGCATATAGGAACAAAGTACCCAAGACACAGGCATATAGGAACAAAGTACCTAAGGCACAGGCATATAGTAACAAAGTACCCAAGGCACAGGCATATAGGAACAAAGTACCCAAGGCACAAGCATATAAGAACAAAGTACCCAAGGCACAGGCATATATGAACAAAGTACCCAAGGCACAGTCATATATGAACAAAGTACCCAAGACACAGGCATATATGAACAAAGTACCCAAGACACAAAAGTACCCAAGGCACAGGCATATATGA